In Streptomyces sp. NBC_01717, one DNA window encodes the following:
- a CDS encoding SsgA family sporulation/cell division regulator, which produces MTENQHDPRARQFGRQGVAPLSLDIYQLWSSFRRPIQADFRFDPDDPLVVTVAFLPKDEPPVMWRVCRQLLYSGLVENSGIGDVQVWPVRIRQRWVVRIRLQARGMSALFEADRQCLEDWLHDTDAAVPMGEELNSLDWDAATSYLLGGS; this is translated from the coding sequence ATGACCGAAAATCAGCACGACCCGCGGGCTCGGCAGTTTGGGCGCCAGGGCGTGGCGCCGCTGTCGTTGGACATCTACCAGCTCTGGAGTTCGTTCCGGAGACCGATACAGGCAGACTTTCGCTTCGATCCCGACGACCCCCTCGTTGTGACTGTCGCCTTTTTGCCGAAGGACGAGCCACCCGTCATGTGGCGTGTCTGCCGCCAACTTCTCTACTCGGGCCTTGTAGAGAACAGCGGGATCGGCGATGTGCAAGTGTGGCCAGTGCGCATCAGGCAGCGGTGGGTGGTGCGCATACGCTTGCAGGCCCGCGGAATGTCGGCCCTCTTTGAGGCGGACCGCCAATGTCTGGAGGATTGGCTACACGACACCGACGCGGCTGTCCCCATGGGTGAGGAACTGAACAGCCTGGATTGGGATGCCGCGACCTCGTACCTGCTCGGTGGCTCGTGA
- a CDS encoding CARDB domain-containing protein produces the protein MRWKQHGRQLITAALSAGLIAVGLLPVTAGAATAQPLAEAANLALSKPIEASSSTQNYFATNANDNSTSTYWESSGHPSTLTVKLGANADLESIVVKLNPDAIWSTRTQSIEVLGREQSADNFTSLKARADYTFNPSGNQNTVTIPVTGRYADVQLKIFSNSSGYGGQVAEFQVMGTAAPNPDLTLADLSWDPPQPTESDEIRMNAIVSNIGSAAAAATTVNVSLDGTVAGSAPVPALGASESATVPVTIGKRAQGRYTVSAVVDPTDTISEQDNSNNSRTADAELTVGQSPGPDLEVTGITSNPANPAVGSNVTFTVRVHNRGTSTVGAGSVTRLTVGSTTLSGTAPAVPATETATVDISGSWTATSGGATLTATADAADVVDETNEDNNVFARSIVVGRGAAVPYVEYEAEDAKYEGTLLEADPERTFGHTNFSTESSGRKSVRLNSTGQYVEVISTSASNSIVVRNSIPDAAGGGGREATLSLYANGTFVQKVTLSSKHSWLYGNTDAPEGLTNTPGGDARRLFDESHALLAQTYPEGTKFRLQRDAGDDAAYYIVDLIDLEQVAPAASKPAACTSITEYGAIPNDGIDDAGAIQRAVTADQNGTIECVWIPAGQWRQEQKILTDDPEDRGQFNQVGIRDVTIRGAGMWHSQLYTLTPPHEAGGINHPHEGNFGFDIDHNTKISDIAIFGSGTIRGGDGNQEGGVGLNGRFGKDTKITNVWIEHANVAAWVGRDYDNIPALWGPGDGVEFSGMRIRNTYADGVNFTNGTRNSVVFNSSFRNTGDDALAVWANKYVRDQSVDIGHDNVFRNNTVQLPWRANGIAVYGGYGNKIENNLVYDTMNYPGIMLATDHDPLPFSGQTLIANNGLYRTGGAFWGEAQEFGAITLFASGLNIPGVTIRDTDIHDSTYDGIQFKSGGGATPDVKINDVRISKSNNGAGIRAHGGARGSATLSNVTITDSTDGSILVEPGSQFVINDGATTQSSTTRRGGD, from the coding sequence ATGAGATGGAAGCAACACGGCCGACAGCTGATCACCGCCGCACTCAGCGCCGGACTGATAGCGGTCGGGCTCCTGCCCGTCACTGCCGGCGCAGCCACCGCACAGCCCTTGGCCGAGGCGGCTAACCTCGCGCTAAGTAAGCCGATCGAGGCGTCCTCGTCGACGCAGAACTACTTCGCCACGAACGCCAACGACAACAGCACGAGCACCTATTGGGAGTCGAGCGGCCATCCGTCGACGCTGACGGTGAAACTCGGCGCCAATGCCGATCTGGAGTCGATCGTGGTCAAGCTCAATCCCGACGCGATCTGGTCGACGCGCACGCAGAGCATCGAAGTGCTCGGGCGTGAGCAGTCCGCCGACAACTTCACTTCGCTGAAGGCTCGGGCGGACTACACGTTCAACCCCTCGGGTAACCAGAACACCGTGACGATCCCGGTCACCGGCCGCTACGCCGACGTACAGCTGAAGATCTTCAGCAACAGCTCCGGGTACGGCGGCCAGGTCGCGGAGTTCCAGGTCATGGGCACCGCGGCACCCAACCCTGACCTGACCCTCGCCGACCTCTCCTGGGATCCCCCACAGCCCACCGAGAGCGACGAGATCAGGATGAACGCCATCGTCAGCAACATCGGTTCGGCGGCCGCGGCCGCGACGACCGTGAACGTCAGCCTGGACGGAACGGTCGCGGGCAGCGCCCCGGTGCCCGCGCTCGGCGCCAGCGAGTCGGCGACCGTGCCGGTCACCATCGGCAAGCGGGCGCAGGGCAGGTACACCGTCTCTGCGGTGGTCGACCCGACGGACACGATCTCCGAGCAGGACAACAGCAACAACAGTCGCACCGCAGACGCGGAGCTGACCGTCGGCCAGAGCCCGGGCCCCGACCTGGAAGTCACCGGTATCACCTCCAACCCGGCCAACCCTGCCGTCGGGTCGAACGTCACGTTCACGGTGAGGGTCCACAACCGCGGCACCAGCACGGTGGGCGCCGGTTCGGTCACACGCCTGACGGTAGGCAGCACCACCTTGAGCGGCACCGCTCCCGCGGTCCCCGCCACCGAGACAGCCACCGTCGACATCAGCGGCAGCTGGACCGCGACCAGCGGCGGGGCGACGCTCACCGCGACCGCCGACGCCGCCGACGTCGTGGACGAGACGAACGAGGACAACAACGTGTTCGCACGCTCCATCGTGGTCGGGCGCGGGGCGGCCGTGCCGTATGTCGAGTACGAGGCGGAGGACGCCAAGTACGAGGGCACGCTTCTCGAAGCCGACCCCGAGCGCACCTTCGGGCACACCAACTTCTCCACGGAGTCCTCGGGCCGCAAGTCAGTACGGCTCAACTCCACGGGCCAGTACGTGGAGGTCATCTCGACCAGCGCGTCCAACTCGATCGTCGTACGCAACTCTATCCCGGACGCGGCGGGCGGCGGCGGCAGGGAGGCCACCCTCAGTCTCTACGCGAATGGCACCTTCGTACAGAAAGTGACCCTGTCCTCCAAGCACAGCTGGTTGTACGGCAACACCGACGCTCCGGAGGGGCTGACCAACACCCCCGGCGGCGACGCACGGCGGCTCTTCGACGAGTCGCACGCGCTCCTTGCGCAGACGTACCCGGAGGGCACCAAGTTCCGGCTCCAGCGCGACGCCGGTGACGACGCCGCGTACTACATCGTCGATCTGATCGATCTGGAGCAGGTGGCACCGGCGGCGAGTAAACCGGCCGCGTGCACCTCGATCACCGAGTACGGCGCGATCCCGAACGACGGGATCGACGACGCCGGTGCCATCCAGCGGGCCGTGACCGCCGACCAGAACGGCACCATCGAGTGCGTGTGGATCCCAGCCGGACAGTGGCGGCAGGAGCAGAAGATCCTCACCGACGACCCGGAGGACCGGGGTCAGTTCAACCAGGTGGGCATCAGGGACGTCACGATCCGCGGCGCGGGCATGTGGCACTCCCAGCTGTACACGCTGACCCCACCGCACGAGGCGGGCGGCATCAACCACCCGCACGAGGGCAACTTCGGCTTCGATATCGACCACAACACCAAGATCTCCGACATCGCCATCTTCGGCTCGGGCACCATCCGCGGCGGCGACGGCAACCAGGAGGGCGGGGTCGGTCTCAACGGCCGGTTCGGAAAGGACACCAAGATCACGAATGTGTGGATCGAGCACGCCAACGTGGCCGCGTGGGTCGGCCGCGACTACGACAACATCCCGGCCCTGTGGGGCCCGGGCGACGGCGTGGAGTTCAGCGGCATGCGGATCCGCAACACCTACGCGGACGGCGTGAACTTCACCAACGGGACTCGCAATTCCGTGGTGTTCAACTCGTCGTTCCGCAACACCGGTGACGATGCGCTTGCGGTCTGGGCGAACAAGTACGTGAGGGACCAGTCGGTGGACATCGGTCACGACAACGTCTTCCGCAACAACACGGTCCAGCTGCCGTGGCGCGCCAACGGCATCGCGGTGTACGGCGGATACGGCAACAAGATCGAGAACAACCTGGTCTACGACACCATGAACTATCCCGGCATCATGCTCGCCACGGACCACGACCCGCTGCCCTTCTCCGGACAGACGCTGATCGCGAACAACGGCCTGTACCGCACGGGTGGGGCGTTCTGGGGAGAGGCACAAGAGTTCGGCGCCATCACCCTGTTCGCGTCGGGCCTGAACATCCCCGGCGTCACAATCCGCGACACCGACATCCACGACTCGACGTACGACGGCATCCAGTTCAAGTCGGGCGGGGGTGCCACACCGGACGTGAAGATCAATGATGTGAGGATCTCCAAGTCCAACAACGGCGCGGGCATCCGCGCCCACGGCGGAGCCCGCGGCAGCGCGACGCTCTCGAACGTGACGATCACCGACTCGACCGACGGCAGCATCCTAGTCGAGCCCGGCTCACAGTTCGTGATCAACGACGGGGCGACAACGCAGTCTTCCACCACCCGACGGGGCGGCGACTGA
- a CDS encoding discoidin domain-containing protein — protein sequence MVGKVTVGYQGWFACIGDSAPIDGWWHWSQNWGQPPSRSNTGITCWPDMREYTHGYPTAYANLGNGQPATLFSSYDQQTVDLHFSWMQQNAIDTAALQRFDPSGQEGPTRDGMAAKVRSSAESHGVKFYIMYDVSNWWNMQSEIKTDWTTKMSAHTSSSAYARQNGKPVVCIWGFGFNDDNHPFSVDACLDVINWFKGQGCYVIGGVPREWRTGGAGTKTGYMDVYHAFNMISPWMVGAIGSAAESDNAYNTYTVGDEADCVAHGMDYQPCVLPGDVSGRQRAHGDFMWRQFYNMCRAGVQGIYISMFDEYNEGNQIAKTAETQASVPTDSGFLALDEDGTFCSSDYYLRLTGDGGRMLKGQIALTAIRPTPPVAGGGDITPPSAPGSLQVTGHSDTTVALAWNAAGDNVGVTGYRIMRVSGSTSSQAGTTTGTSFTVTDLSPSTAYTFEVVTTDAAGNLSQPSNQVSVTTDAGSGTTDLALHKPTSESSHTQVHGSGNATDGDPNSYWESANNAFPQWLQVDLQAPTGIRRLVLNLPPSTAWGTRTQTLTVLGGTEVGTFTTLLPSANCTFDPATGNTATLTLPTSVTTRYVRLNFTANTGWPAGQCSGMQIFST from the coding sequence GTGGTCGGCAAGGTCACCGTCGGCTACCAGGGCTGGTTCGCGTGTATCGGCGACAGCGCCCCGATCGACGGCTGGTGGCACTGGAGCCAGAATTGGGGCCAGCCGCCGTCCCGGTCCAACACCGGCATCACGTGCTGGCCGGACATGCGCGAGTACACCCACGGTTACCCGACGGCGTACGCGAACCTGGGCAACGGCCAGCCGGCCACGCTGTTCTCCTCGTACGACCAGCAGACCGTGGACCTGCACTTCTCCTGGATGCAGCAGAACGCCATCGACACCGCGGCACTGCAGCGGTTCGACCCCAGCGGCCAGGAGGGGCCCACGCGCGACGGGATGGCGGCGAAGGTCCGCAGCTCCGCCGAGTCGCACGGCGTGAAGTTCTACATCATGTACGACGTCTCCAACTGGTGGAACATGCAGTCCGAGATCAAGACGGACTGGACCACCAAGATGTCGGCGCACACCTCCTCGTCGGCATACGCGCGGCAGAACGGCAAGCCGGTGGTGTGCATCTGGGGCTTCGGCTTCAACGACGACAACCACCCGTTCTCGGTCGATGCCTGCCTGGACGTGATCAACTGGTTCAAGGGGCAGGGCTGTTACGTCATCGGCGGAGTGCCGCGCGAGTGGCGGACCGGCGGCGCGGGCACCAAGACCGGGTACATGGACGTGTACCACGCCTTCAACATGATCTCGCCGTGGATGGTGGGCGCGATCGGCAGTGCCGCGGAGTCCGACAACGCCTACAACACCTACACCGTCGGCGACGAGGCGGACTGCGTCGCGCACGGCATGGACTACCAGCCGTGCGTGCTGCCCGGCGACGTCTCGGGCCGACAGCGGGCGCACGGCGACTTCATGTGGCGGCAGTTCTACAACATGTGCCGGGCCGGGGTGCAGGGCATCTACATCTCGATGTTCGACGAGTACAACGAGGGCAACCAGATCGCCAAGACCGCCGAGACACAGGCCTCGGTGCCCACCGACTCCGGGTTCCTCGCCCTCGACGAGGACGGCACCTTCTGCTCCTCCGACTACTACCTGCGGCTGACCGGCGACGGCGGCCGGATGCTCAAGGGCCAGATCGCCCTGACCGCGATCCGGCCCACCCCGCCGGTGGCCGGCGGCGGCGACATCACCCCGCCCTCCGCGCCCGGGTCGCTGCAGGTCACCGGCCACAGCGACACCACGGTCGCGCTGGCCTGGAACGCCGCCGGCGACAACGTCGGGGTCACCGGATACCGGATCATGCGGGTCAGCGGCTCCACCAGCAGCCAGGCCGGGACCACCACCGGGACCTCCTTCACCGTCACGGACCTGAGCCCGTCCACCGCCTACACCTTCGAGGTGGTGACGACCGACGCGGCCGGGAACCTCTCCCAGCCCTCGAACCAGGTCTCCGTCACCACCGACGCCGGCTCAGGCACCACCGATCTGGCGCTGCACAAGCCCACGTCGGAGAGCAGCCACACCCAGGTCCACGGGTCGGGAAACGCCACCGACGGCGACCCCAACAGCTACTGGGAGAGCGCGAACAACGCCTTCCCGCAGTGGCTCCAGGTGGACCTCCAGGCCCCCACCGGCATCCGCCGGCTGGTCCTGAACCTGCCGCCGTCCACAGCCTGGGGCACCCGCACCCAGACCCTGACGGTGCTGGGCGGCACCGAAGTCGGCACCTTCACCACCCTGCTGCCCTCGGCCAACTGCACCTTCGACCCGGCGACGGGCAACACCGCGACCCTCACCCTGCCCACCTCGGTCACCACCCGCTACGTGCGGCTGAACTTCACCGCCAACACCGGCTGGCCCGCCGGCCAGTGCTCGGGGATGCAGATCTTCAGCACCTGA
- a CDS encoding transposase family protein translates to MVVKRSLARTALSHRICTGISRRRLGALIAELASPWMAREESRLSERRGHERLRAEGGGPSHQLVFTDRVIATLVILRFQLPHAALAVFYGVDRSTVTRAVHEIRPLLAARGFAVPGETGLRLHTLADVFAYATAKGVELRLDGTEVRVRRPKAHRPGRRAFVSGKMRQNTKKATVITDGQGRTLWTGAVRPGRMHDQTAVKTEGIEALFEQYPQVKAKVDAGYRGLAKRFPDQVQAPPKKPAKDASAQEITAWQEARKKQSSERICVEHANAEHKQWRPLQRYLGRREYYTETHLAIAGLVSDRTAER, encoded by the coding sequence ATGGTTGTGAAGCGATCCTTGGCCCGTACGGCTCTCTCGCATCGTATCTGCACGGGCATCTCGAGGCGTCGACTCGGGGCGCTCATCGCCGAGTTGGCCAGCCCGTGGATGGCGCGGGAAGAGTCCCGGCTGAGCGAACGCCGAGGCCATGAGCGGCTGCGCGCCGAGGGCGGCGGGCCCAGCCATCAACTGGTCTTCACCGACCGGGTGATCGCGACCCTGGTGATCCTGCGGTTCCAGCTTCCGCACGCCGCCCTCGCCGTCTTCTACGGCGTGGACCGCTCCACCGTCACGCGGGCCGTCCATGAGATCCGTCCGCTCCTGGCAGCACGGGGCTTCGCGGTCCCCGGCGAGACGGGACTGCGTCTGCACACGCTGGCCGATGTCTTCGCCTACGCCACCGCGAAGGGTGTCGAGCTGCGCCTGGACGGCACCGAGGTACGGGTGCGGCGTCCGAAGGCACACCGCCCCGGCCGGCGTGCGTTCGTGTCCGGCAAGATGCGGCAGAACACCAAGAAGGCCACCGTCATCACCGACGGACAGGGCCGCACTCTGTGGACCGGCGCGGTCCGGCCGGGCCGTATGCATGATCAGACGGCGGTCAAGACCGAGGGAATCGAGGCCCTCTTCGAGCAATACCCGCAGGTCAAGGCCAAGGTGGATGCCGGATACCGGGGCCTGGCCAAACGGTTTCCCGACCAGGTCCAGGCGCCGCCGAAGAAGCCCGCCAAGGACGCCTCGGCCCAGGAGATCACCGCCTGGCAGGAGGCCCGCAAGAAGCAATCCTCGGAGCGGATATGCGTCGAGCACGCCAACGCAGAGCACAAGCAGTGGAGGCCCCTCCAGCGGTACCTCGGCCGCCGCGAGTACTACACCGAGACCCATCTGGCCATCGCCGGCCTCGTCTCCGACCGCACCGCAGAGCGGTAA
- a CDS encoding IS110 family transposase, whose protein sequence is MDVFCGIDWAEGHHDVALVDDTGKLLAKCRINDDLDGYRLLLDLLAEHGDTAETPIPVAIETSRGLLVATLRQGPRQIYAVNPMAASRYRDRHGVSRKKSDPGDALVLANIIRTDAPVHRPLPADTDLAQAVAVLARAQQDAVWNRQQVANQLRSLLREYFPAMIEAFRDKPGTLTRPDARRILAVAPTPALAAKLQMWKLTAMLRRAGRRRGIETDAERIQQLFRQEAPRQLPLVEDAMGKQALALLLQLDAACQAVDDLAQATEEAFRTHPDAEIMLSFPGIGPQVGARILGEIGDDRSRFATAGGLKAYAGSAPITRASGKRRYVGRRFVKNNRLNHVGHLWAFASLSGSSGADSHYRRRRAGGDWHMQALRHLFNRMLGQLHHCLQARVSFDESIAFPVILGKEMTSS, encoded by the coding sequence ATGGACGTGTTCTGCGGGATCGACTGGGCGGAGGGACACCACGACGTCGCGCTCGTCGACGACACCGGCAAGCTGCTGGCCAAGTGCCGCATCAACGACGACCTGGACGGCTACCGGCTGCTGCTCGACCTGCTGGCGGAACACGGCGACACCGCGGAGACGCCGATCCCGGTGGCCATCGAGACCAGCCGCGGCCTGCTGGTTGCCACGCTGAGGCAGGGCCCCCGCCAGATCTACGCGGTCAACCCGATGGCCGCCTCCCGCTACCGCGACCGGCACGGAGTCAGCCGCAAGAAGTCCGACCCGGGCGACGCCCTGGTGCTCGCGAACATCATCCGCACCGACGCGCCGGTGCACCGCCCGCTGCCCGCCGACACCGACCTGGCCCAAGCCGTCGCGGTCCTGGCACGCGCACAGCAGGACGCGGTCTGGAACCGCCAGCAGGTCGCCAACCAGCTCCGGTCCCTGCTCAGGGAGTACTTCCCGGCGATGATCGAGGCGTTCCGGGACAAGCCTGGAACACTGACCCGCCCCGATGCCCGCCGCATCCTCGCCGTCGCGCCCACGCCTGCCCTGGCGGCCAAGCTGCAGATGTGGAAGCTGACCGCCATGCTCCGGCGAGCCGGCCGCCGCCGAGGCATCGAAACGGACGCCGAACGAATCCAGCAGCTCTTCCGCCAGGAAGCCCCACGGCAGCTGCCCCTCGTCGAGGACGCCATGGGCAAGCAGGCACTGGCCCTGCTGCTGCAGCTGGACGCCGCCTGCCAGGCGGTCGATGACCTGGCGCAGGCCACAGAGGAAGCCTTCCGAACACACCCGGACGCGGAGATCATGCTGAGCTTCCCGGGGATCGGCCCCCAGGTCGGTGCCCGCATCCTGGGCGAGATCGGCGACGACAGGAGCCGGTTCGCCACGGCTGGAGGGCTGAAGGCTTACGCCGGATCGGCTCCGATCACGCGAGCCTCCGGCAAACGCCGCTACGTTGGGCGCCGGTTCGTCAAGAACAACCGGCTCAACCACGTCGGCCACCTGTGGGCCTTCGCTTCTCTCAGCGGTTCATCCGGTGCGGACTCACACTACCGGCGCCGCCGGGCGGGAGGAGACTGGCACATGCAGGCTCTGCGGCACTTGTTCAACCGGATGCTCGGCCAGCTTCACCACTGCCTCCAGGCCCGTGTCTCCTTCGACGAATCCATCGCCTTTCCCGTCATCCTGGGCAAGGAAATGACGAGCAGCTGA
- a CDS encoding SMI1/KNR4 family protein translates to MNEPGLLTPKQRVRAVVDAITDGTTARPDQLQSLPAEVVLAVERDQQAPMADAYREFLSLIGGGAGRFMQGEDVYHPRVLGLGTAARELLEENESPFLFEPTDRVFSMHQGYQFDFMRGTGPDPEVWSYSEGEHADVPVRSYASFTDWLRATAEAEIPAWKHHVETVREEINADGSVTLHW, encoded by the coding sequence TTGAATGAGCCCGGCCTGCTGACGCCGAAGCAGCGGGTCCGGGCCGTAGTCGATGCAATCACCGACGGCACCACAGCCCGCCCCGACCAGCTTCAAAGCCTGCCAGCCGAGGTCGTCCTGGCTGTCGAGCGTGATCAACAAGCGCCGATGGCAGACGCCTACCGAGAGTTCCTTTCCCTGATCGGCGGTGGCGCCGGGCGCTTCATGCAGGGGGAGGACGTCTACCACCCCCGCGTCCTTGGCCTGGGGACGGCTGCCCGCGAGCTGCTCGAAGAGAACGAATCACCCTTCCTCTTCGAGCCCACCGACCGCGTCTTCTCCATGCACCAGGGCTATCAGTTCGACTTCATGCGAGGCACCGGACCTGATCCCGAGGTCTGGTCATACTCCGAAGGCGAGCACGCAGACGTTCCCGTCCGCAGTTACGCGTCCTTCACCGACTGGCTCCGTGCGACCGCCGAAGCAGAGATACCGGCCTGGAAGCACCACGTCGAGACAGTGCGCGAGGAGATCAACGCCGACGGCAGTGTCACGTTGCACTGGTAG
- a CDS encoding S1 family peptidase yields MEQRTVEVINPRVSMFGSGCLVAPGAVLTAHHVACPGGDMQPVTVRDKAGRIAEAEVVWADAALDVVLLVTDRSVVGTGLAVARWGELTCNYPAARPMCTMAGFPRAMRRKLPDAPQTFVPDVKTVDGHMKPATGSRGGHYGFELSDASTGSAELWRGMSGAGAFCHDMLVGVATFASDHWQGGLLYVMPAARLFASPGFTDAITSVTGMAPQLQPAELSVLFTDVPDPQLSSPYLLHARSAVVPLSGMTGQLDTLDAWCRTSRSTDITAITGMGGIGKTRLMTELLHSWPRPDRSGRGMTTAFFAMWMWRSVPWDGRVTTTGGRT; encoded by the coding sequence GTGGAGCAGCGGACCGTCGAAGTCATCAATCCGCGTGTCTCGATGTTCGGGTCGGGCTGCCTGGTCGCGCCCGGAGCCGTGCTGACCGCGCACCATGTCGCCTGCCCGGGTGGGGACATGCAGCCCGTCACCGTCCGGGACAAGGCCGGCCGGATAGCGGAGGCCGAGGTCGTCTGGGCGGATGCGGCATTGGACGTCGTCCTGCTGGTGACGGACCGGTCCGTGGTCGGCACGGGCCTCGCTGTCGCCCGCTGGGGAGAGCTGACCTGCAATTACCCGGCCGCGCGTCCGATGTGCACGATGGCCGGCTTCCCGCGGGCCATGCGCCGGAAGCTGCCCGATGCCCCTCAGACGTTCGTCCCCGATGTGAAAACCGTTGATGGGCACATGAAGCCCGCCACGGGATCCCGCGGAGGGCACTACGGCTTCGAACTGAGCGATGCGTCCACCGGCTCAGCCGAACTGTGGCGGGGCATGTCCGGGGCCGGAGCGTTCTGCCACGACATGCTCGTGGGAGTCGCGACCTTCGCCTCGGACCACTGGCAGGGCGGCCTGCTGTACGTGATGCCGGCCGCCCGGCTGTTCGCCTCACCCGGCTTCACCGACGCGATCACCTCCGTGACGGGAATGGCGCCACAACTACAGCCCGCCGAGCTGAGTGTGCTGTTCACCGACGTGCCCGACCCGCAACTCTCCTCCCCCTACCTGCTCCACGCACGCTCGGCCGTCGTCCCCTTGTCTGGCATGACCGGACAGCTCGACACGCTCGACGCATGGTGCCGCACCAGCCGCTCCACGGACATCACCGCTATCACCGGCATGGGCGGCATCGGCAAGACCCGCCTGATGACCGAGTTGCTCCACTCCTGGCCCAGACCCGACCGGAGCGGCAGGGGCATGACCACCGCCTTCTTCGCAATGTGGATGTGGCGATCGGTACCGTGGGACGGCCGGGTGACAACGACCGGAGGACGCACATGA